The following is a genomic window from Rickettsiales bacterium.
TGGTGAAAATTAGAAAGTGATCTATCAGAATTTGTCTCGCAAGAAACTATCCCTGCGGCTTCCTGCCCCCTATGTTGCAGGGCGTGAAGCCCAAGTGCTGTATGGGCTGCTGCATCAGAACTACCACAAATTCCAAAAACTCCGCACTCCTCATAAACAGATGTAAATGGAGTTTGTAGAATAGATTTCTTCTTAGACATAATTTAACTAAATTTATGGTGGCTTGATAGCAATTTAATTGCAATTATGCAATAGATTTGGTTTGTTAATTCTGCAAAATTTTTAGTTCTGCACAGCCTTTTTTTGCAAGGGTTAGAAGCTGATTAAATTCATCTTCAGTAAAGCTTGCCTCCTCGCCAGTGCATTGGATTTCAACCATTTTACCACTGCCAGTGATAATAAAATTTGCATCAACTTGTGCATCTACATCTTCAGAATATTCCAAATCTAAAATCGCGACATTATTATAAATTCCGCAGGAAATAGCAGAAACACTATCTAAAATTGGGTTTTCTTTAAGAACTCTTTTATTAAGTAATTTTTGAACCGCTTGTTGTAAGGCAATAAATCCGCCAGTTATAGCAGCGGTTCTAGTGCCGCCGTCTGCATTTATAACATCGCAATCAATTATAATTTGCCTTTCACCGAGCTTTGATAAATCCATAACAGCCCTAAGGCTTCTGCCTATTAATCGCTGGATTTCAATGGTTCTGCCAGATTGCTTGCCTTTTGCGGCCTCTCTTTCCATTCTGCTATGGGTTGAGCGAGGTAACATTCCATATTCAGCAGTTACCCAGCCTTTGCCTGTGTTTCTGAGGAAGGGTGGGGTTTTTTCGTCAATGCTTGCGGTGCATATAAGTTTTGTTTTACCAAATGATATAATGCAACTGCCCTCAGCATATTCAGAGGTATTTTTTTCAATTTTTACTTCTCTTAATTCATCAAATTTTCTGCCAGAGGCTCTATTTAGAATAAAATTCATATACTCGTCTTGAAATTAGGTTTAATTAACACTAAATAGCCATTATTAAATAAAATAATATATAATTTTCATATGTCTCAGAAAGCAGAAAATAAAATTGAAGAAAATTTATCGCAAGAAGCTCAGCAAGAGGCTGAAAAAATCGCATCAGAAATTACACCAGAGCCTGAAATTTCTTTAGAAGATAAAGTAAAAGAGCTTGAAGATAAAAACCTTCGCTTGCTCGCGGAGATGCAAAATATGCGTGCAAGAAACGCTAAGGAAATCAAAGATACTAGGGAATATGCCATTACCGCTTTTGCGAATGATATGATTGTAGTTCTTGAAAATTTGAATCGTGCTTTTGATTCAATTCCAAACCACGAAGATGAAGTGTATAAAAGTATTATTGAGGGGTTAAACCTTACTTATAATGAGGTTAAAAATATTTTTAATAAATATGGTATTGAGCGAATTGCCCCAAATAACGGCGAAAAATTTGATTATAAATTTCACCAAGCGGTGGTACAAATTCCAACCAATGAGTTTGAAGATGGAACAATTGCCCAGTTAATTCACGCAGGTTATACGCTTAAAGAACGCATTTTAAGGCCGGCAATGGTTGCAGTTGCTAAGAAAATAGAGGAAGTTCAGCCTAGTTAAGCCAGTTTTTTGAATTGTTCAGCAAGGTCAGTTGCTTCCCAAGTGAAATGTCCTTCTTTAGTTGGCGTTCTACCAAAATGCCCATAAGTTGCCGTTGGCAAGTAAATTGGTGCGTGTAGTTTAAGATGTTGCCTTAAGCCCCAAGGTGTTGCATCAATTGATTTTTCAATTATTTCCTGCAATTTATATTCATTAATATTACCCGTATTATGCATATTAACATAGAATGAAAGTGGCTTCGCAACACCAATTGCATAGGCAAGCTGAATTGTACAAGCATTCGCAAAGCCGGCAACGATAACATTTTTTGCGATATATCTTGCAAGATAAGCTGCACTTCTATCAACTTTTGTAGGGTCTTTACCTGAAAACGCACCACCACCATGTGGGGCGTATCCGCCGTAAGTATCAACAATAATCTTTCTGCCAGTCAAGCCTGTATCACCATCAGGCCCACCAATTATAAACTGGCCTGTTGGGTTAATGTAAAGCTCACCTTCAGGGATTTTCCATTCTTCTGGCAATGCTTTTTTGATGTATGGATAAATTAATTCCTTAACTTGGCTCAAAGAAATATCTTTATGATGTTGAATTGAAACCACTACAGAATGCACGCCCACTGGGTCATTTCCTCTATATTTTACGGTTACTTGGCTTTTAGCATCAGGCCCTAAACCTTTTAGTTTTCCAGATTTAATATCATCAAAAATCAGCTGTAAAATTTTGTGAGAATAATAAATTGCCGAAGGCATTAAAACTTCAGTTTCTCTACAAGCATAACCGAACATAAGCCCTTGATCGCCAGCACCTTCGGTTGCACCGCCTTGTGCGTCAACGCCTCTCGCAATATCAGCTGATTGGCCGTGGATAAGGTTTTCAATCTCTAAATTTTGCCAGTTAAATCCATCTTGCTCATAACCGATATTTTTTACTACATTTCTAACAACTTCCTCAATGCGAGATTTTGAAATTTGTGGCGCACGAACTTCACCAGCCAAAACAACTTTATTTGTAGTGCAGAGAGTTTCAACCGCAACGCGTGAATATGGATCTTGCTTGAGATACTCATCTAATATCGCATCAGAAATTTGATCAGCTACTTTGTCAGGGTGGCCTTCTGAAACCGATTCAGAGGTAAATAAATATTCACGAACATCATAAAATCTTGTTAAATTAGCCATTTTCTCAGTTTTTGGTTGATTGTTTATTGTTGATGGTTTTTATCTGCCGCCACCCAGAACGCCAGCACTTCTTGGGCCACTGCCTGTTGCATCAAATTTACCTAAATTGCCAAGCAATTGCTGAATTACAGTAACTTTGCTACCACCAGTTGCTGTTGTATCATCAGAAATTTCAATCTCTTTAAGTGAATTTTCATCTCTCTTAGCTATTTTTTCAACAACATCATCTGAATTAAATGTAATAATATAGGCCTCGTAATTTTTAACTTCTGGTTCAAAGAAGGTTTCCTTAGTAACTTCAGAGCCTAAATATATCCATTCCTCTTTACCATAAAGAGATTTTGTAGTTGGCGAACCAAGTAGGCTTTCCACCTCATCTTTAGTTGAAACGCCCGTTTCTATCTTTGTAAAATCAGAGAATTTGGTAACATAGCCCCTATTGTCAAGGTCATCACTACAGGCACTTACAAGCTGAAAAACAAGGATAACTAATAGAATATTGAATTTTTTAATCATTTTTTACTAGATTTTATTATTTTTCTAGGTTATTAGCCCAAAAACATTTACCACAATTTATAATTTTTTAGTTTTATAAAGGTAAATTTAGAAATTACAAAAAGAAATTAACAGAGGTTCAAAATGGCAGTTCCTAAAAAGAAAACTTCCCCTTCAAGAAGAAACATGAGAAGAAGTCATGATGCTTTAAGCAAGCAAAACATCATTGAAAATAAAACAACTGGTGAGTTCGGTTTATCACACCACATAACGGCTGATGGCTATTACAAAGGTAAGCAAATTATCTTCAAAAGAGCTTCAACAGAAGAATCACAAGATATAAAATCTGCTAACTAATTCAGTTTTTTCTTGCCTTATTGGTAAATTTTTCCATTAAGTTTTTATTCTCACTTAAATTTTTCTAATGTCTGAATTGGCAGGAAATTCTGTAAAGAACATAGCAAGCAATAATATTGTTACCATTTCACTTGATGCAATGGGGGGTGATAAAGCCCCTGATTTAGTGATAGAGGGTGCTTATATTGCTTCTAAAACTTTGAAAAATATTAATTTCAAAATTTACGGCAATAAAAAGAAAATTATGCCAATAATGGCGAAATTTTCTAGCCTGCAAGAAATTTGTAAGATCATTCATACGGAAGAATTTATCACCTCTGACGAAAAACCCTCAAATGCACTTCGTAAGGGTAAAAACTCAAGTATGTATATGGCTATTAATGCCGTGAAAGCCAAAGAAGCTGACGCAATAGTTTCTGCTGGAAATACGGGTGCTTTAATGGCTTTATCTAAATTTGTTCTGCAAACTTTACCCGGTATAGATAGGCCTGCAATAGGTGGAATTCTGCCAACTATAAAAGGTTATTGCATTGTTTTAGATCTGGGTGCGAATATCCATTGTGATGCTGAAAATCTATTTGAATTCGCGGTGATGGGAAATGCTTTTGCAAGGGCGGTTCTTGGGCTTGCAAGACCAAGCATCGGCTTACTAAATGTTGGCACTGAAAAAAGTAAAGGACACGAAACACTTCGCCTCGCCTCATCATTAATTGAAGAAAGTGAAATTGACCTCAATTATTACGGCTTTGTTGAGGGTAATGATATTAATGCTGGAACGGTTGATGTTATAGTTGCTGATGGATTTACTGGCAATATTGCCCTTAAAACCGCTGAGGGAACTTCAAAATTTATTGCAAATACAATCAAACAAACCATTAAATCTTCACCTTTTGGAATGCTTGGTGCTTTAGTTGCAGCCCCAGCAATTGCTAAGATTAAGAAGAAAATGGATCCAAGGAGTTATAATGGTGCAATGTTCTTAGGGCTAAATGGAATTGTGGTTAAAAGCCATGGTGGTACTGATGAAGTTGGTTTTGCAAACGCAATAAAAGTTGCTTATAAACTTGCTCTAAATAATATTAATGAGCAAATCATCAAGGAAATGGTAGCCTCAGGCCACAGCCCAGAAATTGATGAAGATGATGAGATTTGTATTTTGTAGAAATTTCTACAATTTTCTTAATCATGCTAGATAATGTCACCCCGCAATAAATGCGGGGTGACAATTTGAGTTTAAGAGCGTATAATTTTAGTAAATTTTTCTGAACCCTATTTCCTAACAACTCTTAAGCCTTTGGATAATTTATTCAAATCAACGCTAACCTTATTATTGATTAGCAGATAGCAAAAGTAAATTCCCACAAAATTATTCACATACATTAAGATATTTAATATCTGCGATTTATGGGCAATATTTTTAAGAGATATTGATGCAATCAAAAACAAAACAGCAATTACAGCAGTGAGAATTATTTTTTTTGTATGCCCCCTGCGGCTGAAATTACCAGTTAAAAATGGTGAGATTGCAAGCAAGGCCAGCAAAACATTAAATATTGGCCAAGAAATTCTATAATGGCCTTCAGTTTCTAATTTACTTTTCTGGATATCATCAGAATCATTTGGTGCGAATAATTCATCTAAAAATCTTTCTTGAGGCTCTCGCCATCTTTTATTATTCACCGCCTCTTTGAAAGGGCTTAATTGCAAATTATATTTATCAAAATGAAGCACTGCAAGTTGATTATTTTGATTGGAATATTCAAGATGCGTGCCGTTTCTAAGTTCAAAAACAGGGCCTTTCTGTGTGCTTATTAACTCCCCTTCTTGTGCCATTACGGTGATTTTTTTATCTGGCCTTCTTTCATCATTTGCAAATAATCCTAAAAAATTTCCTTGGAAATCTTTATCTTTAATATAGATGGTTAAACCCTTTGTTGGTGAAGAAAATACACCATTTTGAAGCAAAATTGATGCATAATTATTTCTAATAAAATTCTGTAAATCCTTAAATTCTCTGTAAGATTTTGGCAGTAAATAAAATGCTATTGAATAACTTAAAATAGTGCAAATAAGAGCAAAAATTACTGCTGGTTTTATGAGGCCATTATTATCAATTCCAGAAGTTTTAAGCACTATAAGCTCACTTTCAGAGGTGATTTTGTTATAAGAATATACAATTGAAATAAACAAACTTATTGGAATTATCACCCACATTAAAGAGGGAATAATAAGAATTGTGATATATAAAAAAGTGCCAATACTTAGCCCTTTATTTACAATTAAATCAATGAAACGCAAAGACTGGGAAAGCCAAGCAATGCCTGTGATTCCAAGCGTTATAATAACAAACGGCCAGAAGATTTTTTTTAATATGTAAAGTTCAAAAATTTTCATTTCTTAGGCTTTTCTTTTGATTTATCTTTCGTTTCATCTTCAACTGGGTCATCATTTGAAGGGTCAGCTACTTTCTCTTTTTTCTTACCAACATTTTTAGGGTCGTAAGGCTCTTGTTGTGGAACTTCCGTTTGAGGTAATAATCTTTTTGTAAAGAATGGATCTTTGAAATAGAAAATCTTTTTGGTTTTTATTGGCGGTGATGATTCCACTAATATAATTTGCTGTTCTTTTGGAAGATTCATAACTTCCTGCGGTAGCAATAAGGCTCTTTGAGTTTCAGAAATATGTTTTGAACGAGATGCAGGGTTAAGATCAAGGAATATTGGGGCGTTTCTTGAGATTTGTTTCACCGTTTTATTTCCCACAACTTTTGAAATCATCTCAGCGGTTGAAAAAGTGTTCGCCGCAAATGTAATACGATAAGTGGCGTTGGCTAGGAAGGAGTTCATTCCAGCTTCCTCATAAATATCTTTAAGCTGTTCTGTATCTTGAATAATTAAGAATAAACGCACCCTATAACCACGAAAATATGCTATACCTTGCTTGAAAATTATCATTTCGCCCAAAGTTGGAAACTCATCCATCATAAATAAAACGCCGTGCGGTTCATCAGGTTTTGGCATATGCTTTGTTAAAATTTGTGCTGCCTGCTGATAGAAAATCTGCATTAAGGGCTTTAGACGCTCAATGTTATCAGGGGTTAAGCCCACATAAACTGAGATTTTATCTTTTTTGAATCTATTAAAATCAAAATCAGAAGTTGCGGTTGCGGCATCAATTAAAGGGTTTGCCCAAAGCTCTAGCCCTGAGTTTAGGGTTGAAATTACGCCGGATCTCTCTTTATCAGCCTTCTGCAAGAAGGCTGCAATATTCATATATGATACGGGGTGAATTTGCTTGCCAAGTGTATCAAGCACAACGGCTAAATTATAAGTAACATCATCACTTCTTAATGTTCGGACAACTTCACCAAATGAGCAGATTTTCTCAGGCACAGCCAGTAGATATAAAGCAACACCCACAAATAGAGAGCGTGCTTCATTATTCCAAAATTCTTGCTCAGGAAGAAGG
Proteins encoded in this region:
- the rph gene encoding ribonuclease PH, which produces MNFILNRASGRKFDELREVKIEKNTSEYAEGSCIISFGKTKLICTASIDEKTPPFLRNTGKGWVTAEYGMLPRSTHSRMEREAAKGKQSGRTIEIQRLIGRSLRAVMDLSKLGERQIIIDCDVINADGGTRTAAITGGFIALQQAVQKLLNKRVLKENPILDSVSAISCGIYNNVAILDLEYSEDVDAQVDANFIITGSGKMVEIQCTGEEASFTEDEFNQLLTLAKKGCAELKILQN
- the grpE gene encoding nucleotide exchange factor GrpE, which gives rise to MSQKAENKIEENLSQEAQQEAEKIASEITPEPEISLEDKVKELEDKNLRLLAEMQNMRARNAKEIKDTREYAITAFANDMIVVLENLNRAFDSIPNHEDEVYKSIIEGLNLTYNEVKNIFNKYGIERIAPNNGEKFDYKFHQAVVQIPTNEFEDGTIAQLIHAGYTLKERILRPAMVAVAKKIEEVQPS
- the metK gene encoding methionine adenosyltransferase, coding for MANLTRFYDVREYLFTSESVSEGHPDKVADQISDAILDEYLKQDPYSRVAVETLCTTNKVVLAGEVRAPQISKSRIEEVVRNVVKNIGYEQDGFNWQNLEIENLIHGQSADIARGVDAQGGATEGAGDQGLMFGYACRETEVLMPSAIYYSHKILQLIFDDIKSGKLKGLGPDAKSQVTVKYRGNDPVGVHSVVVSIQHHKDISLSQVKELIYPYIKKALPEEWKIPEGELYINPTGQFIIGGPDGDTGLTGRKIIVDTYGGYAPHGGGAFSGKDPTKVDRSAAYLARYIAKNVIVAGFANACTIQLAYAIGVAKPLSFYVNMHNTGNINEYKLQEIIEKSIDATPWGLRQHLKLHAPIYLPTATYGHFGRTPTKEGHFTWEATDLAEQFKKLA
- the bamE gene encoding outer membrane protein assembly factor BamE; this translates as MIKKFNILLVILVFQLVSACSDDLDNRGYVTKFSDFTKIETGVSTKDEVESLLGSPTTKSLYGKEEWIYLGSEVTKETFFEPEVKNYEAYIITFNSDDVVEKIAKRDENSLKEIEISDDTTATGGSKVTVIQQLLGNLGKFDATGSGPRSAGVLGGGR
- the rpmF gene encoding 50S ribosomal protein L32, with protein sequence MAVPKKKTSPSRRNMRRSHDALSKQNIIENKTTGEFGLSHHITADGYYKGKQIIFKRASTEESQDIKSAN
- the plsX gene encoding phosphate acyltransferase PlsX — encoded protein: MSELAGNSVKNIASNNIVTISLDAMGGDKAPDLVIEGAYIASKTLKNINFKIYGNKKKIMPIMAKFSSLQEICKIIHTEEFITSDEKPSNALRKGKNSSMYMAINAVKAKEADAIVSAGNTGALMALSKFVLQTLPGIDRPAIGGILPTIKGYCIVLDLGANIHCDAENLFEFAVMGNAFARAVLGLARPSIGLLNVGTEKSKGHETLRLASSLIEESEIDLNYYGFVEGNDINAGTVDVIVADGFTGNIALKTAEGTSKFIANTIKQTIKSSPFGMLGALVAAPAIAKIKKKMDPRSYNGAMFLGLNGIVVKSHGGTDEVGFANAIKVAYKLALNNINEQIIKEMVASGHSPEIDEDDEICIL
- the lptF gene encoding LPS export ABC transporter permease LptF; amino-acid sequence: MKIFELYILKKIFWPFVIITLGITGIAWLSQSLRFIDLIVNKGLSIGTFLYITILIIPSLMWVIIPISLFISIVYSYNKITSESELIVLKTSGIDNNGLIKPAVIFALICTILSYSIAFYLLPKSYREFKDLQNFIRNNYASILLQNGVFSSPTKGLTIYIKDKDFQGNFLGLFANDERRPDKKITVMAQEGELISTQKGPVFELRNGTHLEYSNQNNQLAVLHFDKYNLQLSPFKEAVNNKRWREPQERFLDELFAPNDSDDIQKSKLETEGHYRISWPIFNVLLALLAISPFLTGNFSRRGHTKKIILTAVIAVLFLIASISLKNIAHKSQILNILMYVNNFVGIYFCYLLINNKVSVDLNKLSKGLRVVRK
- a CDS encoding type IV secretory system conjugative DNA transfer family protein, producing the protein MQPYQLKNLILLGVILGFVALIFSYGSLVGSMIIYNGGQKTRAYISEHGPSNSYKRFLGVYFQLAKIYATESHRLNPEDKSKIQKTLFYPPLSAIALFGLLLFVVRAPISDFRPFQPPEKLHGDAKWASENDIRKAGLRAKKGLLLGNTGRGYLTADGFQHILLFAPTGSGKGVGFVIPNLLYWEQSMVCHDIKLENFELTSGYRRKMGQKVYLWNAASPSGITHCYNPLDWVSREMGQMVDDVQKISNLLLPEQEFWNNEARSLFVGVALYLLAVPEKICSFGEVVRTLRSDDVTYNLAVVLDTLGKQIHPVSYMNIAAFLQKADKERSGVISTLNSGLELWANPLIDAATATSDFDFNRFKKDKISVYVGLTPDNIERLKPLMQIFYQQAAQILTKHMPKPDEPHGVLFMMDEFPTLGEMIIFKQGIAYFRGYRVRLFLIIQDTEQLKDIYEEAGMNSFLANATYRITFAANTFSTAEMISKVVGNKTVKQISRNAPIFLDLNPASRSKHISETQRALLLPQEVMNLPKEQQIILVESSPPIKTKKIFYFKDPFFTKRLLPQTEVPQQEPYDPKNVGKKKEKVADPSNDDPVEDETKDKSKEKPKK